Proteins encoded together in one Mauremys reevesii isolate NIE-2019 linkage group 11, ASM1616193v1, whole genome shotgun sequence window:
- the SCTR gene encoding secretin receptor — MWSILVILFWFSTLIIKATPPVCDLLFVLRKEEELCAEMLSQEGQNRTFENDQFMSSGRCAGMWDNMSCWPSSSIGQTVNAHCPEFFQMLTGKKGFVHRNCTSEGWSETFPRTDVACGYDLNNTANEERRVYFMKLKTMYTVGYSTSLGTLTVALGILASFRRLRCTRNYIHMHLFTSFIFRALSNLIKDAVLFSSEDVNYCGAHTIGCKLVMVFFQYCIMANYSWLLVEGLYLHTLLVVSFFSERKFFWWFIALGWGTPTIFVIAWSVTKHLCEDIGCWDINTNVAIWWIIRGPVVLSIFVNFILFVNILRILMRKLKSPEGRGNDFNQYKRLAKSTLLLIPLFGIHYIIFAFFPGDVNSGTMEIQLFFELALGSFQGFIVAVLYCFLNGEVQLEIHRKWRQWHLSQHVHLNQHLNSSSSNGGSGFTQVIQMMKPSPPEQKRQTIQKSSVI; from the exons ATGTGGAGCATCCTGGTGATTCTTTTCTGGTTTTCAACTCTAATT ATCAAGGCTACCCCACCAGTATGTGACTTGCTGTTTGTCCTGAGGAaggaagaagaactctgtgcTGAGATGCTGTCCCAGGAAGGACAGaacagaacatttgaaaatgacCAGTTCATGAGTTCAG GCAGATGTGCTGGAATGTGGGATAACATGAGCTGCTGGCCTTCTTCGTCAATTGGACAGACTGTCAATGCTCATTGTCCAGAATTCTTCCAAATGCTTACTggaaaaaaag GTTTTGTGCATCGAAACTGCACCAGTGAAGGTTGGTCAGAGACATTCCCGAGAACTGATGTTGCTTGTGGCTATGACTTGAACAACACTGCCAATGAGGAGAGA CGTGTCTACTTCATGAAACTGAAGACCATGTACACAGTTGGATATAGTACCTCCCTTGGGACTCTGACAGTAGCCTTAGGAATCCTGGCCTCATTTAG AAGACTCCGTTGTACGAGGAACTACATCCACATGCATCTGTTTACATCCTTCATTTTCCGAGCCTTGTCAAACTTAATCAAAGACGCCGTTTTATTTTCTTCTGAGGACGTTAACTACTGCGGGGCACACACG ATTGGGTGTAAACTCGTCATGGTCTTCTTTCAGTATTGCATCATGGCTAACTACAGTTGGCTTCTTGTGGAGGGACTGTATCTCCACACCCTTCTGGTTGTTTCTTTCTTCTCGGAAAGGAAGTTCTTCTGGTGGTTCATCGCCCTGGGATGGG GCACCCCAACCATATTTGTTATAGCATGGTCCGTCACCAAGCACCTATGTGAAGATATAGG gTGTTGGGACATTAATACCAATGTTGCTATCTGGTGGATCATTAGAGGCCCTGTAGTCCTGTCTATTTTT GTTAATTTCATtctttttgtaaatattttaagAATCTTAATGAGAAAGCTCAAATCGCCAgaaggaaggggaaatgatttCAACCAATACAA GAGACTTGCAAAATCGACACTCCTTCTCATCCCGCTTTTTGGAATTCACTATATCATCTTTGCTTTTTTCCCTGGGGACGTGAACAGCGGCACGATGGAAATTCAGCTGTTTTTTGAATTAGCACTCGGATCATTCCAG GGCTTTATTGTGGCTGTGCTGTACTGTTTTCTCAATGGCGAG GTTCAATTGGAAATTCACAGAAAATGGAGGCAATGGCATTTAAGCCAACACGTCCACTTGAATCAGCACCTTAACTCTTCATCCAGTAATGGAGGAAGTGGTTTCACCCAGGTGATACAGATGATGAAGCCCAGCCCTCCAGAGCAAAAGAGGCAAACTATCCAGAAGTCAAGTGTAATTTAG